A segment of the Superficieibacter sp. HKU1 genome:
CGTGCCGGGCGTGGCGGCGGATATGAAGCTCGGCGACGTGATGAAAGCAGAGAACGCCACCTTTGGCATCTCCTTCTGCGGCAGCGGCGGCGCGGGCGCGATCACCGCGCAGAACAAGTACGGCTATAAAGCGAAATACGGGATGCGTTCGGTCGACGAAGGCGTTACCGCCATCAACGAAGGCTGCAACGTGCTGGGCTTCGGCTTTATGGACAAGGAAGAGCTGGGCGAGCGTCTGGTACAGGCGTGGCAGAAGAAGCACGGCGCATAAGCATGAAAGAACAATTCACCACCACGGTGAGAGTGAAGGGCAAAGGTGAGGCCAAATCGCGTGCCTTTGCCGATGCCCTGAACCACGTTCAGGCGGCAGTGATGAAGTCCTCGCCGCATATTTTACTGCGTATTGAGCCACAGGATGTGCAGGTCGTTCATGCGCATGAAACGGTGCGTAAAGAAGCCTTTCTGTTCTTCTTTTTGCGCCGCGAAAGACGCACGTACAGCGTGGAGCTGGACGTCACCGTCAACGTGACCGCCATCGATCTTGATAAGGTCGATTTCGTCACGCAACGCTGATCCTCAATAAAAGGGCGGAACCATGTTCCTGATAATTTTAATAAAATCGCTCATCATCGGCGGCCTGGTTGGCGTCGGTGTGGGAGCCGGGGCTGCACGCATGTTTCATGCACCCACCACGCAGGGGATGGGGGCATTTCGTACGTTGGGCGAGCTGAACTCCTGTGAAGGCGATCCGGCGTCGCACTTCTCTTTTGGTCTGGGCTTTTTCTTTAACGCCTGGGCATCGTCGGTTGCGGCAGGGTCGTTCACCCAGGATGTCGATCACCGCATTATCCCGAACTGGGGCGCGGCGGCGCTGATGATCAAAAACCGCAACGTCGGCGAGACGCTGCACGATCCGAAAAAAATGGCTATCGCCTGCGGCATTATCGGCACCATCGTCGTGACCTTCCTCAACCTCACCGCGTCCTCGGTGCCGGAATTCCTACAGGTCACCGCCGTTAAGGTACTGGTACCGGCCGCTAACCTGCTGGTGAACACCGTCATGCCGGTGATCTTCTGGCTGGCGGCCATCGACGCGGGCAAAAAATCGGGCTTCTGGGCGACGATTTTCGGTGGTGCAGCGCAGCTGATCATGGGCAACGCCGTTCCGGGCCTGGTGCTGGGGATCCTGATTGGTAAAGGCGTGGAAGAGAGCGGCTGGAACCGCGTTACCAAAGTAATGATGGCCGCTATCGTCGCGCTGTTTGTACTGAGCGCCTTCTTCCGCGGCTTCGACATGAAAATGATCGAATCCTTCCATCTGACCGTGCCGAACTGGCTCGATCTGATCCACAACTCGCTCAGCGGTAAATAACGGAGACGGCAATGGAACAGAATAAAGGGTTTTGGTATGCCGACTGGTCGTTCCCGTTCTTCGTTGGCCTGCTCTCGTCCGGCGTGTTTGCCGGGACGCACATGTACTACCTCTACGGCATCGGCGCGTTTAACGAAGTGGCGTTTGTCTCGATGCTGCGTGCGGGGATTGATACCGGCGCGTACGGCGCGGTAGCGGCCTTCGGTGCCAGCTTCCTCTTTGCCCGTATTATCGAAGGCTCGCTGGTGGGGATCCTCGATATCGGCGGCGCGATCCAGACCGGCGTGGGCCTTGGCGTGCCGGCGCTGCTGCTGGGAGCAGGCATTATGTTCCCGGTGACTAACTTTATCGCCTCGCTGATCACCGGGCTGGTGATTGGTCTGGCGATTGGCTACCTGATCATTCTGGCGCGTAAGTTCACCATCAACCAGAGCGATTCCACCTACGGCGCGGACGTGATGATGGGCGCGGGCAACGCGTCTGGTCGTTTCCTGGGGCCACTGATTATCCTCAGCGCGATGGCGGCGTCGATTCCTATCGGTATCGGCTCGCTGGTGGGGGCACTGCTGTTCTATATCTGGCAGAAGCCGATCACCGGCGGCGCGATCCTCGGCGCGATGATCTTAGGCTCGATTTTCCCGGTCGCCATCAGTTAACCCGAGCGGGCGCAGCCGCGCCCGCCTTTACAGGAGAAAGCTATGTTTGATTTACTCCTGCGCCGCGCGCGTCTGGTCGATGATACCGTCACCGATATCGCTCTGCAGGACGGAAAAATTGCGGCGCTGGGCGAGATTAATGGCCCGGCATCCGCCGACATCGATCTTCAGGGCGAATATTACGTTAGCGCAGGCTGGATTGATTCCCACGTCCACTGTTACCCCAACTCCCCGATTTATCACGATGAACCGGACAGCATCGGCATCGCCACCGGCGTCACCACCGTGGTCGATGCGGGCAGCACCGGCGCGGATGATATCGATGAATTTTATGCCATTACCCGCCAGGCAACCACTGAGGTATACGCGCTGCTGAATATCTCCCGCGTCGGGCTGATCGCGCAGAACGAACTGGCGAATATGGCCAATATCGACCGCGACGCCGTACGCGAGGCGGTTAAACGCTACCCGGATTTTATCGTCGGCCTGAAGGCACGGATGAGCAGCAGCGTGGTTGGCGACAACGGTATCGCGCCGCTTGAGCAGGCCAAAGCGATGCAAAAAGAGAACGGCGATGTCCCGCTGATGGTACACATCGGCAACAATCCGCCGGATCTCGACGATATCGCCGAACGCCTGACCCACGGCGACATCATCACCCACTGCTATAACGGCAAGCCCAACCGCATTCTTACTCCCGCGGGCGAACTGCGGGCGTCCGTCACGCGTGCCCTTCAGCGCGGCGTGCGGCTGGATGTGGGGCACGGCACCGCCAGCCTCAGCTTTGCCGTGGCGCAGAAGGCCATCAGTATGGGCATTCTGCCGCACACCATCAGCTCGGATATCTACTGCCGCAACCGCATCAACGGGCCGGTGCATTCGCTGGCGAACGTGATGTCGAAATTTCTCGCCATCGGCATGTCGCTGCCGCAGGTGATCGAATGCGTGACCGCCAGTGCGGCAGAAGGGCTGCGGCTGAAAAACAAAGGGCGGCTGGCCGTTGGCTTCGATGCCGATCTCACCATTTTTACCCTGAAACGCCAGTCCACGCTGCTGGTGGATGCAGAGAACGACAGCTTACAGGCTGACAAATTACTGGTCCCGCTCGCCGCCGTGCGCGCGGGCACGATTTATCCGACCGAACAAGGGAGTGCGGAAGATGCCTTCAATTTATGAGAAGTACGGTTTAAAACAGGTAATTAACACCTCCGGACGTATGACGGCGCTTGGCGTCTCCACCCCGCGTCCGGAAGTGGTGCAGGCCGCGATGGACGGCATGAATCACTACTTTGAGATGAAAGATCTGGTCAACAAAACCGGCGACTACATTGCGCAACTGCTGGAAGTGGAAGGCGCGACAGTGGTCTCCTGCGCCTCCGCGGGCATCGCGCAATCCGTGGCCGCCGTGCTGGTGAAAGACAGCGACTGGCTGCTGGAAAACCTGCACGTCACCCCCGTTGAGAACAACGAAATCGTGCTGCCGAAAGGCCACAACGTCAACTTCGGCGCGCCGGTCGGCACCATGGTGGCGCTGGGCGGCGGCAAAATCGTCGAAGCGGGCTATGCCAACGAATGCTCCGCCGATCAGCTGGCGGCGGCCATCACTCCGCGCACCGCCGCCATTCTGTATATTAAATCGCATCACTGCGTGCAAAAAAGCATGCTCAGCGTAGAGCAGGCGGCGGTCGTCGCCCGTAAGCACGACCTGCCGCTGATCGTCGATGCGGCGGCGGAAGAAGATCTGCACGCCTATTACCGTTCTGGCGCGGACCTGGTGATCTACAGCGGCGCGAAAGCGATTGAAGGGCCAACCAGCGGACTGGTGATCGGCAAGACCCAGTACGTTGAATGGGTGAAGCGCCAGACGGCGGGCATTGGCCGCGCGATGAAGGTGGGTAAAGAGGGCATTCTCGGCCTGACCTGCGCGATTGAGCACTATCTCACCGCCGATAAAGAAAGCGGGGCGGAGATGGTCGACAAAATGTCGCCATTTATTGATGCGCTGAATACACTCAACGGTATAACCGCCCGCGTGGTGTGGGACAGCGCCGGGCGCGATATCGCCCGCGCCGAGATCAAATTTGACGAGGCGGTGACCGGTGTGGCAACGGGCGATCTGGTCGCGGCGCTAAAGCAGGGCGAGTACGCCATTTATTTCCGCGGCTATAAAGCCAATGAAGGGATCATTGAAGCCGATGTGCGCAGCGTGAACGCTGCCCAGCTGGAGATTGTGGCGCGCCGTATCGCCGAAGTAGTTAATCAGGAGAAAACCGCATGAAACTCACCCCCAATTTTTACCGCGACCGCGTCTGTCTGAACGTGCTGGCAGGCTCCAAAGCTAACGCCAGCGCCATCTATGAAGCGGCGGAAGGCCATGTGCTGGTGGGCGTGCTCTCCAAAAACTACCCTGACGTGGCGAGCGCAGTGGCCGATATGCGTGAATATGCCGCGCTGATTGATAACGCGCTTTCCGTCGGGCTGGGCGCAGGCGATCCGAACCAGTCCGCGATGGTCAGCGCCATTTCACGCGAAGTGCAGCCGCAGCACGTCAACCAGGTCTTCACCGGCGTCGGGCCGAGCCGCGCCTTGCTGGGGCAGAACGAGACTGTGGTCAACGGTCTGGTCTCGCCGACCGG
Coding sequences within it:
- a CDS encoding SFCGS family glycine-rich protein produces the protein MEQITVVIGDRLGKGQKVAAGVEKAGGRAVVVPGVAADMKLGDVMKAENATFGISFCGSGGAGAITAQNKYGYKAKYGMRSVDEGVTAINEGCNVLGFGFMDKEELGERLVQAWQKKHGA
- a CDS encoding DUF4312 family protein is translated as MKEQFTTTVRVKGKGEAKSRAFADALNHVQAAVMKSSPHILLRIEPQDVQVVHAHETVRKEAFLFFFLRRERRTYSVELDVTVNVTAIDLDKVDFVTQR
- a CDS encoding DUF4311 domain-containing protein, with translation MFLIILIKSLIIGGLVGVGVGAGAARMFHAPTTQGMGAFRTLGELNSCEGDPASHFSFGLGFFFNAWASSVAAGSFTQDVDHRIIPNWGAAALMIKNRNVGETLHDPKKMAIACGIIGTIVVTFLNLTASSVPEFLQVTAVKVLVPAANLLVNTVMPVIFWLAAIDAGKKSGFWATIFGGAAQLIMGNAVPGLVLGILIGKGVEESGWNRVTKVMMAAIVALFVLSAFFRGFDMKMIESFHLTVPNWLDLIHNSLSGK
- a CDS encoding DUF4310 family protein, which gives rise to MEQNKGFWYADWSFPFFVGLLSSGVFAGTHMYYLYGIGAFNEVAFVSMLRAGIDTGAYGAVAAFGASFLFARIIEGSLVGILDIGGAIQTGVGLGVPALLLGAGIMFPVTNFIASLITGLVIGLAIGYLIILARKFTINQSDSTYGADVMMGAGNASGRFLGPLIILSAMAASIPIGIGSLVGALLFYIWQKPITGGAILGAMILGSIFPVAIS
- a CDS encoding amidohydrolase/deacetylase family metallohydrolase yields the protein MFDLLLRRARLVDDTVTDIALQDGKIAALGEINGPASADIDLQGEYYVSAGWIDSHVHCYPNSPIYHDEPDSIGIATGVTTVVDAGSTGADDIDEFYAITRQATTEVYALLNISRVGLIAQNELANMANIDRDAVREAVKRYPDFIVGLKARMSSSVVGDNGIAPLEQAKAMQKENGDVPLMVHIGNNPPDLDDIAERLTHGDIITHCYNGKPNRILTPAGELRASVTRALQRGVRLDVGHGTASLSFAVAQKAISMGILPHTISSDIYCRNRINGPVHSLANVMSKFLAIGMSLPQVIECVTASAAEGLRLKNKGRLAVGFDADLTIFTLKRQSTLLVDAENDSLQADKLLVPLAAVRAGTIYPTEQGSAEDAFNL
- a CDS encoding DgaE family pyridoxal phosphate-dependent ammonia lyase; translated protein: MPSIYEKYGLKQVINTSGRMTALGVSTPRPEVVQAAMDGMNHYFEMKDLVNKTGDYIAQLLEVEGATVVSCASAGIAQSVAAVLVKDSDWLLENLHVTPVENNEIVLPKGHNVNFGAPVGTMVALGGGKIVEAGYANECSADQLAAAITPRTAAILYIKSHHCVQKSMLSVEQAAVVARKHDLPLIVDAAAEEDLHAYYRSGADLVIYSGAKAIEGPTSGLVIGKTQYVEWVKRQTAGIGRAMKVGKEGILGLTCAIEHYLTADKESGAEMVDKMSPFIDALNTLNGITARVVWDSAGRDIARAEIKFDEAVTGVATGDLVAALKQGEYAIYFRGYKANEGIIEADVRSVNAAQLEIVARRIAEVVNQEKTA